In Kogia breviceps isolate mKogBre1 chromosome 9, mKogBre1 haplotype 1, whole genome shotgun sequence, a single window of DNA contains:
- the TAS2R38 gene encoding LOW QUALITY PROTEIN: taste receptor type 2 member 38 (The sequence of the model RefSeq protein was modified relative to this genomic sequence to represent the inferred CDS: inserted 2 bases in 1 codon; deleted 2 bases in 2 codons) codes for MVTLTAIVTVPYEVRNAFLFFSVLEFAAGILVSAFIFLMNFWVVVRRWPLSNCDLVLLNLSLTWLFLHGLLFLDAIQLTHFQWIKDPLSLCYQTIVMLWRLVNQAGLWLTTCLSLLYCSKTVHLFHTFLLRLASWISRKIPQMLLGAIFSSCVCIVLYLWDFFRSHFSVATMLLMNNNTELTEKLRKLHFFHSFLFCSLGSIRSFLLFLVSSGVLTVSLGRHVRTRRAQTRDSRDPNPEAHIKALRXLVSFLCLYVVSFCAAFTSVPLLMLWHNKIGVMVCAVILAACPSGHTVILISGNAKLKRAVETILLWAQSSLNVRADCKADPWMPDLC; via the exons ATGGTGACTCTGACTGCCATCGTAACTGTGCCCTATGAAGTCAGGAAtgcatttctgttcttttcagtCCTGGAGTTTGCAGCAGGGATCCTGGTCAGTgccttcattttcttgatgaatttTTGGGTCGTGGTGAGGAGGTGGCCACTGAGCAACTGTGATCTTGTCCTGCTGAATCTCAGCCTCACCTGGCTTTTCCTGCACGGGCTGCTCTTTCTGGATGCCATCCAGCTTACCCACTTCCAGTGGATTAAAGACCCGCTGAGCCTCTGCTACCAGACCATCGTCATGCTCTGGAGGCTCGTAAATCAAGCTGGCCTCTGGCTCACCACTTGTCTTAGTCTCCTCTACTGCTCCAAGACTGTCCATCTCTTTCACACCTTCCTACTCCGCTTGGCAAGCTGGatctccaggaagatcccccagaTGCTCCTGGGTGCTATTTTTTCCTCCTGTGTCTGCATTGTTCTCTATTTGTGGGACTTTTTCAGATCTCACTTCTCAGTTGCAACCATGCTACTCATGAATAACAATACAGAACTCACT GAGAAACTGAGAAAACtccatttctttcattccttcctcttctgcaGCCTGGGGTCCATCcgttctttcttgctt tttctggTTTCCTCTGGGGTGCTGACTGTGTCCCTGGGGAGGCACGTGAGGACAAGGAGGGCCCAAACCAGAGACTCTCGGGATCCCAACCCGGAGGCCCACATCAAAGCACTCAG TCTCGTCTCTTTCCTCTGCCTGTATGTGGTGTCCTTCTGCGCTGCCTTCACCTCGGTGCCTTTGCTGATGCTGTGGCACAACAAGATCGGGGTCATGGTCTGTGCAGTGATACTGGCAGCCTGCCCCTCGGGGCACACAGTCATCCTGATCTCAGGCAATGCCAAGCTGAAGAGAGCCGTGGAGACCATTCTTCTCTGGGCTCAGAGCAGCCTAAATGTTAGGGCGGACTGCAAGGCAGATCCCTGGATGCCAGATCTATGTTGA